The sequence TGGAAACTCAGATCTTCAGGACAGAATGAAGAGCATCGGAAATGGGAAATAATTTGGGAGAACATTTCAGAAGTAATAAGGATATAAGAAAATTTGAGCGGCACAATCCATAAGCTTATGAATTTGTTGTTCCCAGCAATtggagaatacacattctttgcAGTCACATGCAGAATACTTGGAAAAAATTGATGATGTCCTAGACAGAAAAGCTAGTCTCAACAAATTGCAAAAAATTGGTATCACATATAACACAATTTCTGATCACAGTACACTTAtgtaaaaaatcagttaaaaGGATAAGTAGAAAACCTTCATACACCTAAAATTTTAAGAACACTTCTAAATTCTTGAGtcacagaaaaaattataatgaaaatcagATATATTTAGaaccaaattaaatatatatttagacggagttttgttcttgttgcccaggctggagtgcgatggcgtgatctcagctcactgtaacctctgcctcccgggttcaagcaattctcctgcctcagtctcccgagtagctgggactacgggcatgtgctaccacgcccagctaattttgtatttttagtagagatgaggtttctcaatgttgatcaggctggtctcaagctcccgacctcaggtgatccacccacctcggcctcccagagagctgggattacaggcatgagccactgcgcctggccaatagtaTATTTTTACATAAGAATTTGTGGGACAACTGAagcaatagtaaaataaatttatagctctaaatgTTCACATTAGTAAAAAAGATATAATGAAGTTAGAATAGCATTACACTGAcgtaaaataaaaggaaattataaggATAAAGatagaaattaatgaaaagaaCATAAACACATAATAGTATCCGTAAAGACAAGTCAGTAATTGAAAAGAGTAATAGACAAATTTCTGgcaagaaatttttttaagaggaagGGCACAAACAGCATTAGGAATGAAACAGCATAACTGCCGGCACACTCAGGATTTCATGTCGGGTGAGAGGCTGACTCTTTGATCAGCTCTGTGCTTACAAATCCaaaaacttagataaaatggataaaattaaaaaggaaacagcaaagctaactgaagaataataaaaaacCTATAAATAGAAATCTGTAATCATGGAAGGTATGGAATCGGTATTTAAAAATCCTCCCCTTCTGCAAATCCACCCAGAGGGCTTTGCTAGTAAGTACTAACAATATTCAAGAAACAATCCCACTTTCATACAAACTCCTTTAGAgaacaggaaaataaagaatattcctAGTCATTGTATGAGACTAGCAGAAGCCTAATGGCAACACCAGACAAGGGCAGTGCAGTGAGAACAAACATTTCAGGCCAGTCTGgttatgaatatagatgtaaaaatcctaagGAAAGAAACAATTACAAAACCCAAGCcagggaaatattttcaaagatgtaCATTATGAAGTACTTTGTTTGCAAGAACCAACTCattagaaaatttacaaatgtaccatattaacagattaaaacagaaaacatgtgGTCATCTTAGAGGCAGaaaccatttgataaaattcattaGCCATTTATTTCCAAATTCTAGCAAACTTGGAATAATGGCAAACTTCCATAACCTGATAAAGggcttctaaaaggaaaaaagcctaTAGCTAACATTGAACTtaatggtaaaatattaaaaattgatcCTGTAACATCAAGAGCAAGACAAGGATACCAACTACCAGCACTTCTATTTGATGATGTAACTGGTGATCCTAGCCaatgcagtaagacaagaaaaagacaaagtatAAAGGACTAGAAAGAAGACACTAAATAGTCATCATTTGCAGGTGATGGGATTGTACATAGAACATGAAAAAATTTCTACAGATAAGTTATTAGAATTAAgaattatttgaattattattaGAATCAATAATTGGAATGACTTCTAATTAACAGTTTGGCAAGATTGCTGGGTACAAAAGAGTATACAAAAGTTTTTCTGCATAACAATAAATAGATTTCtatgaaaagtttaaaagataCTAGTTCCTAGAAATAATGCTTAGTTCCTAGGAATAAATCTTACAAAAGTTGTACAAATATCTGTGGGAGATAAagggtaaaaattaaaaagattaaatttgACCAAAAGATATTAAAACTTAAGCAAATGCAGAGATACCATGTGATCTTGGTTTGGAAAACTCACTATTGTAATGATAATgcttctccccaaattgatcttgGATGCAATGCAATTCTGGCCAAAAtcccaaaaatatttaatttttgtttcttcacttttgttttttaacttgacAAGATGATTTTGAGATGACTACAGAAGAGCAGAGGgccaagaatagccaaaacaagatTGTGATTTGCTGTATCAGATATCAAGAATTCTCATAACACTGTTTGTGAGGATAATTAAGAAGGTGcaagtggccaggcgtggtggctcacgcctgtaatcccagcactttgggaggccaaggcgggcagatcacaaggtcaggagatcgagaccatcctggctaacacggtgaaaccccgtctctcctaaaaaatacaaaaaataagctgggtgtggtggtgggtgcctgtagtcccagctactcgggaggctgaggcaggagaatggcatgaatctgggaggtggagcttgcagttagcgatgattgcgccactgcactccagcctgggtgacagagcgagactccgtctcaaaaaaaaaaaaaaaaaaaagtgcaaggaCGGAAATAGGTAAATGTAGAGAGCCCAGTAATAAGCCCACAAAGACTTGACTTACGACAGAGGAGGCCCTGCATACCATGCTGCGAGGAGTGGATGGACTCTAGTCCATGCTGCTGGGATGAGTCAAGAAGAAGGTAACCATAAGGGACGATCGGTAAAAGACTCAAATTGGCACCTTATAGGAGAGGAATCATGAGTGACCCatgagtatatgaaaagatgcacaGCCTCATTAAAGAacagggaaatgcacatcaaaaccacaatcaaaTAACTTTTCAGCCCACCAGATTGGCACACATGGGAAAGTAAGCTAATACTAAGCATCAGAGAGGTTATGAGGCAACTCCTGGGGCGGCAAGACTGGCACCCACTGCTGGATGGAACATAAACTCGTGCCACCATGTGGAAATAGTTGTAGCATTCCTTGGTGAAGGCAGAGGTACCCATGACCCAGCAACTCGTGTATACATGTGAACAAGAACAAGCAGCAAAACCAAACGAGTATCCTTCAACAGAGGaatcatgacttttttttcatagaatGGAACAAAACAAATTCCAGCTCCACCTCAACACAGATGACTCTCTCAAATAAAATGTGGAGTGAACAAAGCCAGCCACAAAGGAATGTGTACAGAATGCTTCTATTCATATAAAGTTCGGAAAATAGGgacttggcatggtggctcacacctgtattcctagcactttgggagactgaggcaggaggattgcttgagcccaggagtttgagaccagactgggcaacacggtgagaccccatctcgacgaaaattagaaaaaaaattagccgggcgtggtgacattcctgtagtcccagctacttgggaggcggcggtgggaggatcgcttgagcatgggaggtggaggcgtagtgagctgtgattgcaccactgcactccagtctgggtgacagagtgagaccctatctgataaataaatgaatacacacacatatttagacacacatacatatacataatatatatgtgtgtgtgtattcagaaAATAGGCACAACTAACTAAAGGTATCCCTACAAGATAAACTAGAAGGAGAAACAAGAGAAAGGCTAATAAACAGTTCATAATGGTTGGGGTAGGAATGTCATTGGGGAGGCACTTTCTGGTCCCTGAGAGGCGGCAGTGGTGTCTGAACACTTGCAGTGCTCCGCGAGAAGGAAGGAgatgttggttttattttatatgtactcATGTATACACAAATCTGTGTCTATACATAAAGATGCACATCACAGCGTTGACACTTAACATTAGATGCACTCagatgttttagtttttttgtgtgtgttttttctttttttaaaaatttttttctctgttttttaaagCCAGTTGTGACCCACTAAATTGATTTTGTCACTCCCTGTTTGAAAGTGTTTTATTGCTTAAGTTGGGTGGTAAGTATGTAGCtgtttgttttattcctttttatacaGGACTCATCCATTTATATATGCTTCTGTCAGAAAGCAGAAACCACTCAAAGCACATGGGGAGAGGATGCCTCTGTGCCTCTACAGAGCctgggccgaggtgggagggctGCCTGGGGCCCCTTGTCTGAGGAGGGAGCCTGGATTCTGTGGGGAGATAGGTTTGTTTCAGATAGTCCATCGAAGTGGGGTTGAGCTCAGGAGCCCTTTGCAAGCCCCCTGTATGGTGGGGAGCTTGGAGAGAACCTCTTTCAGCTGCTTCCTCTGGTCATTACTAGAGGACAGGGAGAGGTTATCCTGGGACATCCTGGCCTAGCATGCTTCCTTACCAGGGTTGTTGGCCCTGGGCCCCAGCTGTGTCCCTCTTTGCTGGCGTGGGACAGTACCCTTTTGATGGCTGTCTCACCTGGCACAGGGCATAGACCCTGGTGTGGCTGGCAGTATCCTTTTCCCTTCTCACCCCAGCTGCCCAGACCCTCTGAAGGCATTTCTGAGCCCTGACCCTGCCTTCCAACAGGTACCAAGCCAGCTGCCTCCATTGACCCATGGGGGGTGCCCACTGGAGCCACCGTACAATCTGTCCCCAAGAACTCGGACCCCTGGGCAGCTTCACAGCAGCCTGCCTCCAGTGCTGGGAAAAGAGCTTCTGACGCGTGGGGCGCAGTCTCCACCACCAAGCCCGTGTCTGTCTCTGGTGAGCCCCTCACTCACCCACTTTCCTGCCTGGCCTCTGAGCGCCCACGGGCCCTGCAGCCGCTCCTGGCTCCTAGGCATCAGCCCTGTTGCTTTGCTTGCATttgctcccctcctcccccttaGCCTTTGTTCCTGATCCCCAGATCCCAGGTGCCCCagtgtgagagtgagtgagtgcgAGTTCCCAGGCTTTGTGCGCTGGTACCTCCCTCCAAATTGAGGGGGCTTCCACCTGGGTGTTGAGAGAGAAGACTGCCCTGGGCCCACAGCCTGTGGGTCCTGTCCTCACCCCTGGGGGGCTGGGCAGGCTGGCCTCCAGGCACTCCTTCTGGTGACTTCCTACAGACCCTCATCCAAGCAACCAGACCCAGCTTGATGCACCTCCACCACTGCCAGCACCCCTTTGCCTTTTGGGGTGAGGGTGTTAGAAGCAGTAGCAGGTGGGCATCCCACACCCTGTCCTGGGAGGCCAGGCTCCCTGTCTCCCCTCCCAGCGTGCTGGTGACCCCAGGCTGTCTTGCCTCTTTGGCTCTCAGAATTCTCCTCCATGAGGTAGGGTAAGCGGGGAGAGGCCCCTGTTGCCAGCCCATCCTGAGGGTGTGCACTGGGCAGTGGAGTTGCCATGAAGTCCTGTGAGATGCCCCCAGTCATTGGCTTCTGTGTCCACCCAGGGTCCTTTGAGCTCTTCAGTAATCTGAATGGTACAATTAAAGATGACTTTTCTGAATTTGACAACCTTCGGACTTCAAAAAAAACAGGTATGTACAGGTGATGATGGTTTCCATAATCCTCCGTGCATTTGACCAGCTGAGTTATTGCAGAAATAATAATCAGCTTTCAAAACCCTTCAGCTTCCtgcattttctttgtattttgatCTTGGGAGCCTGAAGTTTCTAATTCTAAGAATTCATACATCAATAGTTAAAAATCACAAGGTAGAGTCCCCCAGGACTATGTCTCCAGGTTAGGATCCCCAAAGCTTCCTGCAGATTCCACAGCCCCGGCCTCCTCAGCTCAGAGTGGGCCTCACCTCTGGCCTGATCCAGCATTTCCATTCACCCTCCTCCTGCCAATTTCCACTCCTCAGAGGGCCTCCTTTTCCCAGACAACCACCTTTGGGCATCAGTGGGGCCAGCCTCTGCCCTGTGTTGTCACCTCCCAGGTGACCGCTCCAGCCCAGCAGACCCACAGTCCAGTCTCCAGACCTGTTTTCCTTCCCTGTGTGCCTCTGGGATGGAAGGATATCAGGTGGATGCAGTGGGCCAAGTGGCCAGTGGGCCAAGGTGGGcctggaggggtggagggagaaggCCTGGGATGCATTCTTCACACACCCTGTTTGGACTGGGGTGTGACAGCCTCTGTCCATCTCTGGGCCACATCTCCCAGCCACACATGgcaacttctctctttttttctttcctgtcttggCTTCTGCTGCTTGCCTCCCCCAATTTCCCTACCACCTCTATCCcagtctcttctttttctcccttctcttttatCCCTCCCTACCAACTGTAGCCACAAGCCTGGCTAGGCCCTGGTGTGAGGTACAAGCAGCCTGGCACCGTTGACCCTGCTCGACCCCCTTGACCTCCTCTAACCCCTCTCAGTTCAAGAGCTCCCAGCTGAGAGACCAGAGGCAGCTTTGAGAATGTGCTGCTTTTTTGGGTCTTTCCTTTGCTGCATTAATAAGATTCCATGTGTCTTCTCTGTAGGCCAAAGTATAGCCTAACCTGTCCTTGACTCCTGCTCCGTGCCTCAGTGAGAAGGCAGCGTGGCCATTGTTACATGTCAGCTTTTGAAACATTTATCCCctgccggtgcagtggctcacacctgcaatcccagcactttgagagggccagcgtgggaggattgcttaagcccaggagtttcagaccagcctaggcaacatagtgagacccccgtctctacaaaaaaattaaaaaattagccagatgtggtcgtgtgcacctgcctgtggtcccagctagtcaagaggctaaggcgggaggatcccttgagcccaggagattgagactgcagtgagccttgatcgatcgcccaggctggagtgcactggtgttattggtgttttgtttttttgttttgttttgttttgagtcttTTTTGCTCAGCTCATATTGTCAGATAGAGTTGTCCTGCCCCTTGCCTCAACTTTTGTGGATTAACAGATTGAAAACATCTTCTCATGACTTTAAAACttgttaaaaaatactttgttgcTATATAATCTCTCTTTATATGGCTCAGCAACAATTCAATAATTTGGGGGAGGACATTTTAGGTTGATTTCAGGTTTTGCTACTGTAAATGATGCTGTTGTGAAACTCTTTGTGCTTATAACCTTGttcacattttacattatttgCTTAGACCAGATTCCTAGAAATGGGGTTACTAAGTGAGAGAATGACTGTTGTTAAGAATTCCTGTACCGTGAAGCATCCCGTCGTGGCAATCACATTCCTACCGGCCTGGCTCAGCACAGCCTGTGTTGCCTCTATGGgctgaattttaaaagacacaatttgctttctttttactaTCAAGAAGTTCATGTTTATTGTGGAAAATTTAGTAAAtggaaaatgtaagaaaaaaaaaaaaaagtaaattgccCATGCCTAGCTTCCAACCCAAAATGACATCTTGGTATTCTGGAGGAATGAGCTATACACACTCTTTTATAACCTGCTTTAGTATTTTGATAAAGCTTTCTTTGCTTATCATTAGGTATTCTTCTGTTCCTGCATGCTGGTGTTTCGTTATGTGGACACTTGATTTATCTAACCCAGCCCATGACTGGCTGTGTGTCGTCACGTGGCGCTGTCAGGCAGGCATGTCCCCAGGAGGCCATGTTTTGTGTTAAGTACACAGTCTTAGGCTCTCCCTGCCACACTCACCCTGCCATATGTGTCCTTGTCTTGTAGCCGAATCTGTGACCTCTCTGCCATCCCAAAACAATGGAACTACCAGCCCTGACCCCTTTGAGTCTCAACCCCTGACTGTCGCCTCAAGCAAGCCCAGCAGTGCCCGGAAAACACCTGAGTCCTTCCTGGGCCCCAACGCGGCCCTGGTGAACCTGGACTCACTGGTGACCAGGCCTGCCCCACCAGCCCAGTCCCTCAACCCTTTCCTGGCACCAGGTAGGCTCTCATCCCAGGCTTCATCCATTGCCTGCTGTGCCTGGGAATGGGTGTGCAGCAGGCCTCTTGGGGGCTCTTCCCACTGTGTGACGGGGAAGGGGTGGGACTAGCTGGAATCTCTAGATGATTACGTATGCCCTCGCCAGTGCTGCATGGGGTGGGGTGTGGAAGCCGTTGTCAGTTATGTGGGGAGTGTATGGGTAGGAAATAGCTCCTCTCCTCTCAGTTGAGACTACCAAGCAGAAACTGTCCCTGACTTGGTGCCCCCCCAGTTGTGAGACCCTCGAGGGAATGTCAGTTCTAAGACAGGTGGAGTAGGGTGGGCTGCTGGGGGTGAGGAAGAGCCAGGGTTTGGCGTGTAGCATTCCTCTCTCGGGAAAAATGTAACTTAGCCCTTGGGTACAAGCCTTCCTCCAGGTCCCTTGCTTCCACTCCTGGTGCCAGAGTCTGCCCCCTGCCCTCAGGGCTCAATGTTGGCTGCCGGCCAAGCCCCCAGCTGTTCAATTGGGTATCCAGGGCCATTATGGCCTGGTCCcaccctcctcttcccttcctgtgTGCATGAAACCCTTGTGACATCCAGCCCCTTGGCGCCCCTCAGCCTGTAGAGCCCTTCCTTAAGCCCAGGCTGTTACACACTCAGTTTCCCCTGCCTGGAAtgtcctccctcctcttccctaaTGAAAGCATCTTCCTCATCCTTTGACACCTAGCTCAGATGACTCCCTTCTAGGAAGTCCACCCAGCCCCCTTCCTCACGGGGTTTCCCCAAAGCCTTGGGCTTCCCCCAGGGCAGGAATGTGTCACCCTCAGGTGTTCAGCCCCAGGCTGGCCCCACCATGTAGGGATCTGAGGATCTTGGGCCACCGTCCCTGACAGTACCTTGCAGAGGAGAATTACCACTGAACTtacagaggctgaggttggggacCCTTGGGCAGAGGTGAGGTGTGTGGAGTTACTGGGTCCTGGCCAACCCTGAGGTCCTGAGATGGGTGAGGACATGGCTGCCCCCAGGGGAGGTGGTTCCCTGGGTGGAACTAGATTAGTTTCCAGCCTCCTCAGCCAGCCAGGAGTCTGTGTCTGCCCCAGGAGGCCTTATGCCTCTTCTGCCCAGAGAGCCCTTGAAGGCCCTGCAGGAGCTCCAGTGGTCATCTGTGTCTGTCAGCTCTTGGTGGGCACCTGGCTGGAGGCCTGAGGCAGCTTTGTTGGCTGCACACCAGTCATGGTTCCTGGGGGCTGCAGCCAAGATGGAGGAGGTTTGGGCAACTCTGCTGGACATACAGGGCCATTCTCCAGGCCACACAGGGTAGGGCCAGGCTGCATGGGAGAGTTGGTGCCAGCAGCGCACACACTTTTGCAAAGAAAAGGCTTTCTGGTATGAGGTAAATTCTGGAGACACTGGGAAAGACAAAGCTGCATCAACTTCTTGACTGCAGGATTTCTAGCCTTCGCGGTGTCATATGTGGATCCCTGGGTGCATTGTGGGCACTGCCACATGAGCCACACACTGCCAGTCCCATGTCCCTTTCAGCAAACAAAATGAGGGAGCAGTGGTAGCTGATGGCTGGTGAAGGTGTCCTGGGTGCCAGCACTGCAGAGGAGCCAGGGTGCCCCGAGATGGGTGTGTTCCTGGCATGGCCTTGTTCAGCTTTGTGACGCTGGACAAATCACTTGGCTTCTcacagcctcaatctcctcatCCTTAAAGTGCAGATTCATGCAGTCAGCAGATATTTGCTAGTGTCTGCCATGGACTCGGCCGGCACTGTCACGGGCTCTGAGGGCACAGCAGGGACCAGAACACCCGCATGCAGTCCCTGACCTGGGAGCTCAGAAAGCCACACCCTGACGGCTCAGCCTCTGCCCCTCCTTCTGTCTCCCCAGGTGCTCCCGCCACCTCGGCCCCTGTTAACCCTTTCCAGGTGAACCAGCCCCAGCCGCTGACACTGAACCAGCTTCGGGGGAGCCCAGTCCTGGGGACCAGCACATCCTttgggcctggcccaggagtgGAGTCCATGGCTGTGGCCTCGATGACCTCCGCGGCCCCACAGCCAGCTCTGGGGGCCACTGGTTCCTCTCTGACACCACTGGGCCCTGCAATGATGAACATGGTGGGCAGTGTGGGTATACCCCCATCAGCAGCCCAGGCCACTGGCACAACCAACCCTTTCCTTCTCTAGTGCCTGGGCCTGGGACCCACCCAGAGCACCTGTGCTGGAGGATGCCGAGCAGGGACTCTCGTCTGTGGGACGGGATCCAAGAGTTTGGGGATTAGGGGTATTAGGGCTTTTCAGCTCCAGCTTCCTGATGAAAGGGCTGTCTTTACAGCCCCAACCCTCAGACCCTCGCCTTCCAAGGCAGGCCCCTCAGCCTGGCCTGCTCTCACCACCTCCTCCAAAGCACTGAGGTCCTGGCAGGGCTCCTCTGAGGCCTTGGACGAGGACGTGGAGTCATCAGTGTTGCCCTTGCCCCTAACCTCAGCCCGAGGGTCTCCAGGATGTTGCCTGGCCCAGGACTTGGGACAGTGGCCTTGTCTttgtcctccccaccccccagccctaGGGACACCCCAGGCAGTCCTGGGTGTGGACACGATGAAGCACCGGCTCCATAAGACACCTTTTGGGGAAGTGgttgtgcatattttatttttctttgactcGTGTGAGTTCAAAGTAAACACCACCACCGTGGACAACTCTTGAATTAAATCCACTAGAGCGAGCTTTAAAACTAATCTGAGCATAACCCCCAACGTGGCTCTATGCTTGTGTAcctttgcacatattttgtttagTACAGTTTCATATTTGAGTTTGCAGAATTATCTAATAGTCTTTttttggctaatatttttataacgTGGTTCTTATTTAACTGTCTAGTTTTGATAGAATTTACCAGGTCTGGCTGAATGAAGATGTTGGCACGTGTCATTTTAGTGGTTTAAATCCTCTTATTTATGGTTTTAActctaagaaaattttaaaaggaagagatGTTTGGATGACAAAAAAATGCCTTATTGAAAAACTAAAGCAAATTCTTTATAGGAAGAAAATATGGGAATTTGATTACACATAGATGatgatgtttatttaaaaaaaaaacaacagcaacaaaaaatccTAGCCTCCAgttgccttttcctttctttagctCCTGTTTTTGGTGAATTACTAAACTGATTGACTTTCAGCCTTTTTGGCTAGATCCTGAGAGGCTATTTTTCTTACGAATATACCAACATCctgaaagttaaagaaaaaaatctaatgtatGAATGTGACTCACCAATTTTTATCAactaattccttttttttattaaaggCATGCAGGGATTAACAGGACTTCTGTTTACAATGGAAATCTGAAATGGAAGAAACATCTTTAACCTTGTGTGTCTGTGATCTCCTCTGTCTTAATCCACGCTCAGGCTAAAGATGGGGATAATGTGGAAATGGCAGTTGTCCCGAGGgcgtggggtggggggtgcttcTGTGCCCACGGGTCCCTGGGCAACAGTCCCTAGGCTAAGACAGGGGTGGGGGGCTAAGGGACCAGGGCTGGCCCTGATCCACCTACCTGCTAACTccagatattatttttaagttggaGACCTAAAAATAATTCTCTTGTATTTTGGAGATGAAGAAAAAAGTCATTCACCTGGGAGGGATTTTTAACAAACATGCACTAATATTACCTCCCTCTTCCAAACTCCTACTGTCCTCACCTCACCCACCACTGTAAAAGTATTACGTCGTGCATTAAAGACCAGAAAAGACTTGCTTTTACCCAGGGAGGGGACATTCCCCCAATCCTGTGTCTGGGCAGCTTGCCTGGTGGATGTTTCTGGCCCTTTTTCCACCATGGGAATTTCTCACCTCTAGCTCTAAGGGCAGCTGACCACCTGCCAGCCCCTCTCTGGTTCCAGAAGATTACCCTTCGCACCGGCACAGGAGAGATCTTAAATGGTCTCTGGGCTGCTGGGACATGCAGGCTCTGAGTGGGGACTGCACCCACTCATGCTGTTCCTGAGGCCGCCCTCTCCAGTCCCAGGAGCCGTGTCTAGAGTTCCTGACCAGCCACCTTCTGCCAGAACTGCAGGCCTGCGGCTGGGTCTTAGGCTCCCGCTGCCATTTGGGTAAGCCGGTGGCTGGTCTCGTCTGCcgggggaagggtggggaggtgCAATGGGATGGGAGGCAGGATGCTTGCCCAGAAAGGTGCTTTCCTTCAGACGGTGCAGGGCCTGGGCCAGCCTTACAGGTCAGTAGACTAGACTCGACTACTTGGGGTCAGTGATTCTTTTGTAACGAGTCTTTCATGATGTGACTTTGAGGCCCCAACATGACAGCCACTGGGCCACCGGGACCCAAGAAGACAGCCCCCTGCCCCATCTTCTGGCACAGGCCATCCCGAGTGCATGTCCCTGTTGCCCACTGCACTGATCATGAAGCCACCGGCCACTGCCACGCATGTTGCACCTGTGCCATCGTGCTCCCTCCTGATGGGCACCGTGGTGGAGGAAGTCACCCAGCTGTTTCTCAGTCCCAGAGGCCggtggctggttttgaacttgtGTTGACTGTTGATACTTATTTactgtataaatataatttatcatttgtACCATGATGCGGTTTCTGGCTGTGTCCTTCTCCCACCCCATCTTCATCAGTCCTGTGCCACTGGAGAGGTGGGAGATGAGGGAGCCGATTCTTGTGGAGCTTGGTCTGCAGTTATTGAGGCCACCAGCCTGGTCCTAGTGCCCGCGTGAGCTGGGCATTTGGTTGCCCCTGAACCTCAGGGAAAGGGGGTGGGAGGCGTGCCTTTTGTGAGGTGCTGAGACTGGTGGCCTGCACGGGTGTGCTGGGGGAAGTGCTAGCCACTGCCCTTTACCCTTCTGTGTCCGCCCTCTTAATGCGGCCTTGTCACTGGTGGAGGCTGCTTTGGATGAGGTGGAAGTGACAGTGTGCCGGGTCCCCAGAGGCTTCCTGTGCTCTGCCTCCTCTTGTGTCCATGCTGCAGAAGAGCTGCTCTGGGAAGCCACTGCCTGTCAGCTGAGGCAACAGAGGGAGGGAGTGCGTGGAGCTGCCCAGCCAACTGCGTGTTCCTGAGAGGAAGGGCCTGTTGGAGCCACTGGTTCTTAGGTGGCTTGCTGTGCAACAGCTGACCGACAGAGGGCCTGTGCCTCAGAGCCACCAACCAGACGAGGGCAGCGGCGGGAGGACACGTGCATCTCCAGGCAGCAGAGGTGGAAGAGGTGCTCTGGTCACGGGAAGAGGCAAGGCCGAGGCAGAGGCGGCTGGGAGACCCTGATGGGAAGGGTTGGAGAGGCCTTGAGACGAGCCTGGAGGGAGGTCTGGGACTGCCCTGCAGCCCTCTGCTCTCTGTGCAAGTGCCTGG comes from Homo sapiens chromosome 17, GRCh38.p14 Primary Assembly and encodes:
- the EPN2 gene encoding epsin-2 isoform c (isoform c is encoded by transcript variant 3) encodes the protein MSREVAEQEERLRRGDDLRLQMALEESRRDTVKIPKKKEHGSLPQQTTLLDLMDALPSSGPAAQKAEPWGPSASTNQTNPWGGPAAPASTSDPWPSFGTKPAASIDPWGVPTGATVQSVPKNSDPWAASQQPASSAGKRASDAWGAVSTTKPVSVSGSFELFSNLNGTIKDDFSEFDNLRTSKKTAESVTSLPSQNNGTTSPDPFESQPLTVASSKPSSARKTPESFLGPNAALVNLDSLVTRPAPPAQSLNPFLAPGAPATSAPVNPFQVNQPQPLTLNQLRGSPVLGTSTSFGPGPGVESMAVASMTSAAPQPALGATGSSLTPLGPAMMNMVGSVGIPPSAAQATGTTNPFLL